A genomic segment from Schistosoma mansoni strain Puerto Rico chromosome 5, complete genome encodes:
- a CDS encoding cytidylate kinase → MKKHSENANCTNFLVDGFPRNDDNRLCWEKDLGPHTILKKVIVLDCPDDVCIQRCLGRKSNRVDDNEETLKHRIKQFKEECMPIIKFYEAQNLVTRINANKSIPEVYEQVRQMMKTLNIVSCK, encoded by the exons ATGAAAAAACATTCTGAAAATGCTAATTGTACAAATTTTCTTGTGGATGGTTTTCCACGTAATGATGATAATCGTTTGTGTTGGGAAAAAGATTTAGGCCCTCATACAATATTAAAGAAGGTTATTGTTTTAGACTGTCCAGATGAT GTATGTATCCAGCGTTGCCTTGGACGAAAGTCGAATCGAGTGGACGACAATGAAGAAACATTAAAGCATCG CATAAAACAATTCAAAGAAGAATGTATGCCGATTATTAAATTCTATGAGGCACAAAATTTGGTGACCAGAATTAATGCAAATAAGTCTATACCTGAG GTATATGAACAGGTTCGACAAATGATGAAAACATTGAATATCGTCAGTTGCAAATGA